A section of the Carya illinoinensis cultivar Pawnee chromosome 12, C.illinoinensisPawnee_v1, whole genome shotgun sequence genome encodes:
- the LOC122289928 gene encoding uncharacterized protein LOC122289928, translated as MIWHHKISTQIIFSPDRSERSMAQHETLGILEEIESLVSDQLQVVSYKWLSRNYLVSSNSAKRLLQEFVEKHKSGLEAVYTLSGWLKKDPSNYHIRLVSGPKLAEAKQDFDGNCSIQVYSVQACIPKDPAALWNAEFVQAEELFKQHFSTGNCLRDNRFCGIFNSFVKWNVDGIPVSNANQLPKTIGGPGQCKSGIAYENTVAPRSEQNKVQQSSKKVGLQSPSVVKDVKSESKSTGVHGQDTKLPADKEKVPPLPAGKKNVQNGKNPSGAGGSLANFWGRASAKSKPCGLAEDNSVIPVIPNPTVTSAEAQICADEAVEVVSSDDDGQDVNFKRASNAEGIRKRRVVFDFSDEDEENDDAVNLASPDIPKVQSSLDQKQSTKILASEKSNLNFDKEIEDKPMVKEGIAANKESNQPLKEDSLVISKATKAGTSSKERVQSGIPERDMNMKDTPTLAVPNSPKRRKVLKTQIDERGREVTEVIWEGEETEAKKSNSSTTKKTDNSTFDNTISRLPATKKSPAMGNAAPSNPAGKAGNRKAGNLKDPKQGNILSFFKRV; from the exons ATGATTTGGCATCACAAAATCAGCACCCAGATTATATTTTCTCCGGACAGGAGTGAAAGAAGTATGGCACAACACGAAACCCTAGGAATACTGGAAGAGATCGAATCCCTCGTCTCCGATCAACTTCAAGTG GTTTCCTACAAGTGGCTGAGTCGCAATTATTTAGTTTCATCAAATTCTGCGAAGAG GTTGCTTCAGGAGTTTGTTGAAAAACATAAAAGTGGGTTGGAAGCAGTGTATACTTTGTCTGGCTGGTTGAAGAAAGATCCTTCAAATTACCATATAAGGCTTGTTTCTGGCCCTAAACTTGCAG AAGCCAAACAAGATTTTGATGGAAATTGCTCAATTCAGGTTTATAGTGTGCAAGCTTGCATTCCAAAAGATCCAGCTGCACTTTGGAATGCTGAATTTGTACAAGCTGAAGAGCTTTTTAAGCAGCACTTCTCGACTGGCAATTGCTTGAGAGATAACAG GTTCTGTGGGATCTTTAATTCATTTGTCAAGTGGAATGTGGACGGGATTCCTGTTAGCAATGCAAATCAACTGCCCAAAACCATTGGAGGCCCAGGGCAATGCAAAAGTGGTATTGCGTATGAAAATACAGTGGCTCCACGATCTGAGCAAAATAAAGTACAGCAATCTAGCAAAAAAGTTGGTCTGCAGTCTCCCAGTGTTGTAAAAGATGTCAAAAGTGAAAGCAAGAGCACTGGTGTTCATGGTCAGGATACCAAGCTTCCTGCAGATAAAGAGAAAGTCCCTCCCTTGCCTGCTGGAAAAAAGAATGTCCAGAATGGGAAAAACCCTTCTGGTGCTGGAGGTTCATTGGCAAATTTTTGGGGTCGGGCATCTGCAAAGTCAAAGCCTTGTGGCCTTGCAGAAGATAATAGTGTTATTCCAGTTATTCCAAATCCAACTG TCACTAGTGCTGAGGCTCAAATATGTGCTGATGAAGCTGTAGAGGTTGTCAGCAGTGATGATGATGGCCAAGATGTCAATTTTAAGAGAGCCTCCAATGCCGAAGGAATTAGAAAAAGGAGGGTTGTATTTGATTTCtcagatgaagatgaagaaaatgatgatgcAGTCAATTTAGCATCACCAGATATTCCAAAAGTTCAATCATCTCTAGACCAGAAACAAAGTACCAAAATTTTGGCTTCAGAGAAATCCAATTTGAActttgacaaggaaatagaagataaACCAATGGTCAAGGAAGGGATAGCTGCCAACAAGGAATCTAACCAACCACTGAAAGAGGACTCTCTAGTTATCAGCAAGGCCACAAAAGCTGGGACTTCCTCCAAAGAGAGAGTACAAAGTGGTATTCCGGAAAGGGATATGAACATGAAGGATACACCAACACTTGCCGTTCCAAATTCCCCTAAAAGGAGAAAAGTGTTGAAGACACAGATTGATGAACGAGGAAGAGAAG TAACTGAAGTAATCTGGGAGGGTGAAGAGACAGAAGCAAAGAAATCTAACAGTAGCACAACAAAGAAAACTGACAACTCTACATTCGACAATACTATTAGCAG GCTTCCTGCAACGAAAAAGTCACCAGCAATGGGAAATGCTGCCCCATCCAATCCAGCAGGCAAAGCGGGAAACAGGAAAGCAGGGAACTTGAAAGATCCTAAGCAAGGCAACATTCTTTCGTTCTTCAAGAGGGTGTGA
- the LOC122289929 gene encoding ubiquitin domain-containing protein 1-like isoform X2 produces the protein MGCVGSSQTKGEGTVKKIRKPKPWKHPQPITKTQLMQLRDEFWDTAPHYGGRKEIWDALRAAAEADLTLAQAIVESAGVIVQSADLTICYDERGAKYELPKYVLSEPTNLIQDG, from the exons ATGGGATGCGTTGGATCTTCGCAGACCAAAGGCGAAG GGACTGTGAAAAAGATCAGGAAGCCAAAACCTTGGAAGCATCCACAGCCAATAACAAAGACTCAGCTCATGCAGTTGAGAGATGAGTTTTGGGACACCGCTCCTCACTATGGTGGCCGGAAAG AGATTTGGGATGCACTTCGAGCTGCTGCTGAAGCTGACTTAACCCTTGCGCAAGCGATCGTGGAAAGTGCAGGGGTCATAGTTCAAAGTGCTGATCTGACAATTTGCTATGATGAAAGAG GTGCAAAATATGAACTGCCAAAATATGTGTTGAGTGAGCCGACCAACTTGATCCAAGACGGTTAA
- the LOC122289929 gene encoding ubiquitin domain-containing protein 1-like isoform X1 gives MRWIFADQRRSFFQSFWKCWCLHEGGCVIFTKGTVKKIRKPKPWKHPQPITKTQLMQLRDEFWDTAPHYGGRKEIWDALRAAAEADLTLAQAIVESAGVIVQSADLTICYDERGAKYELPKYVLSEPTNLIQDG, from the exons ATGCGTTGGATCTTCGCAGACCAAAGGCGAAG CTTTTTTCAAAGTTTTTGGAAGTGCTGGTGCCTGCATGAAGGTGGCTGTGTCATTTTTACTAAAG GGACTGTGAAAAAGATCAGGAAGCCAAAACCTTGGAAGCATCCACAGCCAATAACAAAGACTCAGCTCATGCAGTTGAGAGATGAGTTTTGGGACACCGCTCCTCACTATGGTGGCCGGAAAG AGATTTGGGATGCACTTCGAGCTGCTGCTGAAGCTGACTTAACCCTTGCGCAAGCGATCGTGGAAAGTGCAGGGGTCATAGTTCAAAGTGCTGATCTGACAATTTGCTATGATGAAAGAG GTGCAAAATATGAACTGCCAAAATATGTGTTGAGTGAGCCGACCAACTTGATCCAAGACGGTTAA
- the LOC122289955 gene encoding uncharacterized protein LOC122289955 → MRNSHLFFVFIIALVVACALQFQAHAAPAGPLIKHLSSILKWTRASSKIAQSDGNALQFENGYLVETVVEGNEIGVVPYRIRVSEDGELFAVDEVNSNIVRITPPLSQYSRGRLVAGSFQGHTGHVDGKPSDARFNHPKGITMDDKGNVYVADTLNLAIRKIGDAGVTTIAGGKSNVAGYRDGPSEDAKFSNDFDVVYVQPTCSLLVIDRGNAALRQISLNQEDCDYQYSSISATDVLMVVGAVLVGYATCMLQQGFGSSFLSRMQPSDSEFKDHSNKGKPTPIVESIKEEPGWPSFGRLILDLSKLAVEALAGIPLYFIPSRFRPDGPRNGPTPLKDSLRMPEDEVEPTLVQRQTTATPLSENRQAHTPNRSDKYSEMKPPKIKSNSFKDPSLSSKHRSSKRQEYAEFYGPGEVPPYSKSKSQKERTRHRQRDKSGEMVYEAVGSEPRPSEMKAVHYDNQKFDHYNIRSKYGSDESFRY, encoded by the exons ATGAGAAATTCCCATCTCTTTTTCGTTTTCATCATAGCACTCGTTGTTGCTTGTGCACTCCAATTTCAAGCTCATGCTGCTCCTGCAG GGCCATTGATCAAACACTTGTCATCTATTCTCAAATGGACCAGGGCATCCTCCAAAATAGCCCAATCAg ATGGGAATGCTCTTCAATTTGAGAATGGGTACTTGGTCGAGACTGTCGTGGAAGGAAATGAGATTGGAGTGGTTCCTTACAGAATTCGTGTCTCTGAGGATGGCGAACTTTTTGCTGTTGATGAAGTTAATAGCAACATTGTTAGGATCACTCCGCCATTGTCTCAAT ATAGTAGGGGAAGGTTGGTTGCTGGGTCTTTTCAGGGTCATACAGGGCATGTGGATGGAAAACCCAGTGATGCTCGTTTTAATCATCCCAAAGGCATAACCATGGATGATAAAGGCAACGTGTATGTTGCCGATACCTTGAACCTCGCCATCAGGAAGATTGGGGATGCTG GTGTGACAACCATTGCTGGAGGGAAATCAAATGTTGCAGGGTATAGAGATGGCCCAAGCGAGGATGCCAAATTCTCAAATGATTTTGATGTGGTATATGTTCAGCCTACCTGCTCCTTGTTAGTCATTGATAGAGGAAATGCTGCTCTTCGGCAGATCTCTCTCAATCAGGAAGATTGCGATTATCAGTACAGTTCAATTTCTGCTACAG ATGTGCTTATGGTTGTTGGAGCTGTCTTGGTAGGATATGCTACATGTATGCTTCAGCAAGGTTTTGGATCTTCTTTCTTGTCAAGGATG CAACCTTCAGACAGTGAATTTAAGGATCATTCAAACAAAGGAAAACCCACTCCCATTGTGGAGAGCATAAAAGAAGAACCTGGATGGCCATCTTTTGGACGGCTCATCCTTGATCTGTCCAAGCTTGCAGTCGAAGCATTGGCCGGTATACCCCTTTACTTTATACCCTCTCGTTTCAGACCAGATGGCCCTAGAAATGGCCCTACTCCCTTGAAAGACTCTCTCCGGATGCCTGAAGATGAAGTTGAACCCACATTGGTTCAGAGGCAGACTACTGCTACTCCTCTTTCTGAAAATCGGCAGGCCCATACTCCTAATAGAAGTGACAAGTACTCCGAAATGAAGCCCCCAAAGATCAAATCAAACAGTTTTAAGGATCCCTCATTGTCAAGTAAGCACCGGTCTTCAAAACGACAAGAGTATGCAGAATTCTATGGACCGGGTGAGGTTCCTCCTTATAGCAAGTCTAAGAGCCAGAAAGAAAGAACAAGGCATCGACAACGAGATAAAAGTGGAGAAATGGTTTATGAAGCAGTGGGGTCAGAGCCAAGGCCCTCCGAGATGAAGGCAGTGCATTATGATAATCAGAAGTTTGACCATTATAATATCAGGAGCAAGTATGGTTCAGATGAATCCTTCCGATATTAA